In Hylaeus volcanicus isolate JK05 chromosome 9, UHH_iyHylVolc1.0_haploid, whole genome shotgun sequence, the following proteins share a genomic window:
- the LOC128881787 gene encoding transitional endoplasmic reticulum ATPase TER94: protein MSEQKGGEDLATAILRKKDKPNRLLVDEAIADDNSVVALSQTKMDELQLFRGDTVLLKGKRRKETVCIVLSDDTCPDEKIRMNRVIRNNLRVRLSDVVSVHACPDVKYGKRIHVLPMDDTITGLAGNLFEVYLKPYFLEAYRPIHKDDNFIVRGGMRAVEFKVVETDPGPFCIVAPDTVIHCEGDPIKREEEEEALNAVGYDDIGGVRKQLAQIKEMVELPLRHPSLFKAIGVKPPRGILLYGPPGTGKTLIARAVANETGAFFFLINGPEIMSKLAGESESNLRKAFEEAEKNSPAIIFIDELDAIAPKREKTHGEVERRIVSQLLTLMDGMKQSSHVIVMAATNRPNSIDGALRRFGRFDKEIDIGIPDATGRLEILRIHTKNMKLADDVELEEIAQETHGHVGADLASLCSESALQQIREKMDLIDLEDDHIDAEVLSSLAVTMDNFKYAMSKSTPSALRETIVEVPTVTWDDIGGLQNVKMELQELVQYPVEHPEKFLKFGMQPSRGVLFYGPPGCGKTLLAKAIANECQANFISVKGPELLTMWFGESEANVRDVFDKARSAAPCVLFFDELDSIAKSRGGTVGDAGGAADRVINQILTEMDGMGAKKNVFIIGATNRPDIIDPAILRPGRLDQLIYIPLPDEKSRESIFKANLRKSPVAKDVDLSYIAKVTHGFSGADITEICQRACKLAIRQSIETEIRREKERTNNPTASMDMDEDDPVPEITRAHFEEAMRFARRSVSDNDIRKYEMFAQTLQQSRGFGTNFRFPQSGTSGTQDATQGDQTFQDDGDDDLYS from the exons ATGAGTGAGCAAAAAGG tgGTGAAGATTTGGCAACAGCGATCCTTCGAAAGAAGGACAAGCCAAACAGGTTGCTAGTCGACGAAGCAATCGCCGATGACAACTCTGTGGTTGCTCTTTCGCAAACAAAAATGGACGAACTGCAGCTTTTCAGAGGTGATACGGTGCTGCTAAAAGGGAAAAGGCGTAAAGAAACAGTATGCATCGTTCTCTCCGACGACACGTGTCCCGATGAGAAAATTCGCATGAATCGCGTCATAAGAAACAATCTGCGCGTACGTTTGAGCGATGTCGTCTCCGTGCACGCTTGTCCGGATGTTAAATATGGAAAACGTATTCACGTACTGCCAATGGATGACACAATAACCGGTCTCGCAgg AAACTTGTTTGAAGTATATTTGAAACCATACTTTTTGGAAGCGTATCGTCCCATTCATAAAGATGATAATTTCATTGTACGCGGTGGTATGCGTGCCGTAGAATTTAAAGTAGTTGAAACAGATCCTGGACCATTTTGTATTGTAGCTCCTGATACAGTTATTCATTGCGAAGGCGATCCTATTAAAAGAGAG gaggaagaggaggccTTGAACGCAGTGGGCTACGACGATATTGGTGGTGTTCGCAAGCAGTTAGCTCAGATTAAGGAAATGGTAGAGTTACCTTTGCGACACCCATCTTTATTCAAAGCTATAGGAGTTAAACCACCGCGTGGTATTCTGTTGTACGGCCCCCCTGGCACAGGGAAAACACTTATTGCTCGTGCTGTGGCAAACGAAACGGGAGCATTCTTCTTTCTCATTAATG GTCCTGAAATAATGAGTAAACTCGCTGGGGAATCGGAGAGCAACCTGCGAAAAGCGTTCGAGGAAGCCGAGAAGAACTCGCCAgctataatttttatcgacgaaCTCGACGCTATCGCTCCGAAGAGAGAGAAG ACACACGGAGAGGTGGAGAGACGTATCGTGTCCCAATTGCTAACTTTGATGGACGGCATGAAGCAAAGCTCTCACGTTATCGTTATGGCTGCTACCAATCGGCCCAACAGCATCGACGGAGCACTGCGCCGCTTTGGAAGATTCGACAAAGAAATCGATATCGGGATACCGGATGCCACTGGTCGTCtggaaattttaagaattcaCACGAAGAACATGAAGCTCGCGGACGACGTTGAGCTGGAGGAG ATCGCACAAGAGACGCACGGTCACGTCGGAGCGGATTTGGCTTCGCTGTGTTCCGAGTCAGCCCTCCAACAAATTCGCGAGAAAATGGATCTCATTGATTTGGAGGACGATCACATAGACGCCGAGGTCTTATCTTCCCTTGCCGTTACCATGGACAACTTCAAG TACGCGATGAGCAAGAGCACCCCGAGCGCTCTGCGCGAAACCATCGTGGAAGTTCCAACTGTTACATGGGACGACATCGGAGGCTTGCAAAACGTCAAGATGGAACTGCAGGAGCTGGTTCAA TACCCGGTCGAGCATCCTGAGAAGTTCTTGAAGTTTGGCATGCAACCGTCGAGAGGCGTGTTGTTCTACGGACCCCCTGGCTGCGGTAAGACGCTGCTGGCTAAAGCGATAGCCAACGAATGCCAGGCCAACTTCATCTCCGTGAAGGGTCCAGAATTGTTAACCATGTGGTTCGGCGAGTCCGAGGCCAACGTCAGAGACGTTTTCGACAAG GCAAGGTCAGCAGCTCCTTGCGTGTTGTTCTTCGACGAGCTCGACTCCATCGCAAAATCTCGAGGAGGCACCGTGGGAGACGCTGGCGGAGCTGCGGACCGCGTCATCAAtcagatattaacggaaatgGATGGAATGGGCGCGAAGAAGAACGTGTTCATTATCGGAGCCACCAATCGTCCTGATATCATCGATCCTGCCATTCTCCGACCTGGCAGGCTAGATCAGTTAATCTACATACCGTTGCCAGACGAGAAGTCGCGCGAGTCCATCTTCAAAGCCAATCTCCGAAAATCACCCGTAGCCAAG GACGTAGATCTAAGCTATATAGCTAAAGTGACGCATGGTTTCTCCGGCGCTGACATAACAGAGATCTGCCAACGTGCGTGTAAACTCGCTATAAGACAAAGCATCGAAACCGAAATTCGAAGAGAAAAGGAACGCACCAACAATCCAACCGCATCGATGGAC ATGGACGAGGACGATCCCGTGCCAGAGATAACCAGGGCTCACTTCGAAGAGGCGATGAGGTTCGCGCGACGCTCGGTGTCCGATAACGATATACGAAAATACGAAATGTTCGCGCAGACCCTTCAGCAGTCTCGTGGATTCGGGACCAATTTCAG ATTTCCGCAAAGCGGTACCAGCGGTACACAAGATGCGACGCAAGGCGATCAAACCTTTCAAGACGATGGTGACGATGATCTTTACAGCTAA